Proteins encoded together in one Maribacter dokdonensis DSW-8 window:
- the rpsU gene encoding 30S ribosomal protein S21: protein MLIIPVKEGENIDRALKRFKRKFDKTGTMRQLRKRQQFTKPSVERRAQIQKAEYIQGLRDQEEV from the coding sequence ATGTTAATAATACCAGTAAAAGAAGGAGAAAACATCGATAGAGCTTTAAAGCGTTTCAAGCGTAAGTTTGATAAGACAGGTACAATGAGACAGTTGCGTAAGCGTCAACAGTTCACAAAACCTTCAGTTGAGCGTAGAGCACAGATACAAAAAGCAGAATATATTCAAGGTCTAAGGGATCAAGAAGAAGTTTAG
- a CDS encoding tyrosine-type recombinase/integrase, protein MYLSQFISYLTLEKKYSAHTVKAYQNDVLEFKSFCGANYEIEDIDTVEYVLIRHWIVELSEKQNDNRTINRKISSLKAYFKFLQKIDVTTVSPLSMHRALKTAKKIEIPFSELEMEKVLSEIEYADDFEGVRDELLIHVLYVTGMRRAEVISLKVSDVDFANMTIKVLGKRNKERLVPMLLETKEKFKIYLDNRKGLKEINDGSYMFLTLSGNKLYETLVYRLIKKYFREVSSKVKTSPHILRHTFATHLLNKGADLNAVKELLGHSSLASTQVYTHNSISELKKVHAKAHPRGNKK, encoded by the coding sequence ATGTATTTATCACAATTTATATCATACCTCACATTAGAGAAAAAATACTCTGCACATACGGTTAAGGCGTACCAAAATGATGTTCTAGAGTTTAAGAGTTTTTGTGGGGCCAATTATGAGATTGAAGATATTGATACGGTAGAATATGTTTTAATTCGTCATTGGATAGTAGAATTGTCTGAAAAGCAGAATGATAATAGGACAATAAATAGGAAAATTTCATCATTGAAAGCGTATTTTAAATTCCTTCAAAAAATTGATGTGACTACTGTTAGTCCTTTGAGTATGCACAGAGCATTAAAGACCGCAAAAAAGATAGAGATTCCTTTTTCTGAGCTTGAGATGGAGAAAGTATTATCTGAAATTGAATATGCTGATGATTTTGAAGGGGTGCGGGATGAATTATTAATACATGTTCTTTATGTTACCGGTATGCGTAGGGCAGAGGTTATTTCTTTAAAAGTGTCAGATGTAGATTTTGCGAATATGACCATAAAGGTGCTGGGTAAAAGAAATAAAGAACGGCTTGTGCCAATGCTTTTAGAAACAAAGGAAAAGTTTAAGATTTATTTGGATAACAGAAAGGGTTTAAAGGAAATTAATGACGGTTCATATATGTTTTTGACTTTGTCAGGTAATAAATTATATGAAACACTTGTTTATAGATTAATAAAAAAGTATTTTAGAGAGGTTTCCTCAAAGGTGAAAACGAGTCCGCATATTCTTAGGCATACGTTTGCAACACATCTTTTGAATAAAGGTGCAGATTTAAATGCGGTCAAAGAATTATTGGGTCATTCTAGTCTGGCATCAACCCAGGTGTATACGCATAATAGTATTTCTGAATTAAAGAAAGTGCATGCTAAAGCTCATCCAAGGGGAAATAAAAAATAA
- the hpf gene encoding ribosome hibernation-promoting factor, HPF/YfiA family, with protein sequence MKVNTQSVNFNADRKLINFLQNRLDKVETFYSKVISSDVYMKVENTSAKENKIVEIKISVPKDKFVVKKQCKSFEEAVDSACSSLERRLIKQKQKLRLQV encoded by the coding sequence ATGAAAGTAAATACGCAATCGGTAAATTTTAATGCAGACAGAAAATTGATAAATTTTCTTCAAAACAGACTTGATAAGGTGGAAACCTTTTATTCTAAGGTAATTAGCTCTGATGTTTATATGAAAGTGGAAAATACAAGTGCAAAGGAGAATAAGATAGTTGAGATTAAAATTTCTGTACCTAAAGATAAATTTGTGGTAAAAAAGCAATGTAAGTCGTTTGAGGAGGCTGTGGATTCAGCTTGTAGTTCGCTGGAACGCAGGCTAATAAAACAAAAGCAGAAATTAAGATTACAAGTTTGA